In Carassius gibelio isolate Cgi1373 ecotype wild population from Czech Republic chromosome B2, carGib1.2-hapl.c, whole genome shotgun sequence, a single genomic region encodes these proteins:
- the LOC127951389 gene encoding complement C1q tumor necrosis factor-related protein 6-like, protein MSHRTLYLLLIVLFSCNCSSMSEPQEKEKEELTGRSGLPVESGAAGKQQSCLITGLYPLLAELSSTLQSLKSSMEQEQFKRKEEYNVAFAATLGNRGDVGPFNTDVTLVYQKVFLNAGSRYNTGTGIFTAPVKGVYFFSLSGHNKTTKPMGLRLIKNGEPLIILYNHPLTDAGIRYETLSNSITLMLEKGDQVFVRLLANTWVFDNTDNLTLFTGHLVFPL, encoded by the exons ATGTCCCATAGAACTTTGTATCTGCTGCTGATTGTGCTGTTCAGCTGTAACTGCAGCAGTATGTCCGAGCcacaggagaaggagaaggaagaACTGACTGGCAGGAGTGGACTACCTGTGGAGAGTGGTGCTGCTGGGAAACAGCAGTCCTGCCTCATCACAGGCCTTTACCCACTGTTGGCAGAACTGAGCTCCACTCTTCAGTCTCTTAAGTCCAGCATGGAGCAGGAACAGTTTAAGAGAAAAG AAGAATATAACGTAGCATTTGCTGCTACACTCGGAAACAGAGGAGATGTTGGGCCCTTCAACACAGATGTCACACTGGTTTACCAAAAAGTCTTTTTGAATGCTGGGTCACGTTACAACACGGGCACTG GCATTTTCACAGCACCTGTTAAAggagtctatttcttcagtcTTTCTGGACATAACAAGACAACCAAACCCATGGGTCTAAGACTTATTAAAAATGGAGAGCCGTTGATAATTTTATACAACCATCCTCTAACTGATGCAGGTATCCGGTATGAAACATTGTCTAATTCAATCACTTTGATGCTGGAGAAAGGCGATCAGGTCTTCGTGCGTCTCTTGGCAAATACATGGGTGTTTGATAATACTGATAATCTAACTCTATTTACTGGCCATTTGGTTTTTCCTCTTTGA